The segment CTGGTCGTTTTGCCCAGATATGCCTCAAACATCAGAATAGGTATGCTCCATGTAAATAGCGCGATGATAAGCGCTATCATAAACGGCATCCCGCCATACATTGCGGCAACTCGCGGGAAACGCCACATAGCGCCCGTACCTATCGTCATACCAATGGCTGAGATAATGAACCCCCACCTCGAGCCCCATGACTGAGTTTCATTTGCACTCATATTTTTCGCCCCCTTATCCGAACTCACGAAAATATCAAATTGGGATGAAAGCAAAAACTTCCATCCCAGTTACCACAAACAAGATTTAGCGATACAGGTCAACTAACTCTTCTTCACGTCCAACCTTTAATACGTCGCGCAGATACTTTATGCTGCGAATACAGGCGTCCATCTGTTTTGCTTTCGCCTCTTCCAAAGTGTCGTTTTCCATATCCCATTCTATTTCAAAAGTGATCTTGTCGGTGGGAGATACTCTGCGGATAAGGTCTACGACCTTCTGCACATCTATATCTCCGTCGCCGATAGCGACTCCGTGGAAACGGGCGCCGTACTGGTCTCTGGAAAGCTGATGGTCGCAGAAATGGTTGCATATCGCGCGCGGCGCTAATTTTTCCACCGACACCTCAGGACCTTCAAGCACGCCGAATGAATTGACCGTATCGACGCACACCTGCACCAGAGGATGATTGACGCTGTTGACAAGCCACAAGATCTCGTCTGAATAGGTCTCGGTGTGGTTCTCAATGGCGATGGGGATATTATATTTTTCTATTATCGGGAGCGCTTTCTTTATTTGATCGTAGATAGCCGCAAGCTGCTTCATAACGGTAGGCTGGAAACAGCTGCCATAAAGCGGCGCTTCCCTGCGGATATCCAGGCTGAACTTCACAAGCTCAGCTCCAATTTTTGAAGCGACAGTGACGGCGCTTTCAAAAGTTTCATTCAGGCGGGTATCGAATTCTTCATCAAGAGAGCAGTTATATTCAA is part of the Cloacibacillus sp. genome and harbors:
- a CDS encoding TIM barrel protein; the encoded protein is MRKMRLGMHSYTLHLWGLGQNWGIQADPYPKAINLMQLMDMAVEWGLDGLHITGADLETKDDARLAEVAAAAKAHGLYLEYNCSLDEEFDTRLNETFESAVTVASKIGAELVKFSLDIRREAPLYGSCFQPTVMKQLAAIYDQIKKALPIIEKYNIPIAIENHTETYSDEILWLVNSVNHPLVQVCVDTVNSFGVLEGPEVSVEKLAPRAICNHFCDHQLSRDQYGARFHGVAIGDGDIDVQKVVDLIRRVSPTDKITFEIEWDMENDTLEEAKAKQMDACIRSIKYLRDVLKVGREEELVDLYR
- a CDS encoding sodium-dependent transporter — translated: MSANETQSWGSRWGFIISAIGMTIGTGAMWRFPRVAAMYGGMPFMIALIIALFTWSIPILMFEAYLGKTT